In Euwallacea fornicatus isolate EFF26 chromosome 26, ASM4011564v1, whole genome shotgun sequence, one DNA window encodes the following:
- the LOC136347093 gene encoding carboxypeptidase N subunit 2-like, with product MLSYQTFIWCIAFVLTSSFTPNCVRDNQFKFYTFPIDGCSKFFSEKCRSQPSGRFQALGTPSMVKIGETDVIPTCAFHRVRGLKYIFGVNSGIKVLATGAFTDLSQMESVNLAFNSIVELRKEVFTNVSVLSMDFSWNRIVFVDSKAFASVHGLKQLNLSKNSLVTLPVGFFPRTLAHLNVSYNLLTRIAFNSKSFSNITHLDFGNNLIERIALLFSYPVELVNLENNQLRNFDYIDLISVELLKIGRNRLEQVPQYLENLNANFIDIAENPWQCDQLHLLFGQLTSLGTRLVHKNTSTADCFSIKGKMTLLQPRSTACTEDYDCPGYMSCRARKCWEPCEHSMCHKTSNCETKNHKFTCRCPGKLLSDPMDVSGECQEVECFVNKQCGPNMICNNRKCTKHFSFETIIKLSNKDADHSLSESDLDIEPELPWWYDTIPKKEPSVPVPSAGSATEQ from the coding sequence ATgttgagttatcaaactttcaTTTGGTGCATCGCGTTCGTTTTAACGAGCTCCTTCACTCCCAACTGCGTTCGCGATAATCAGTTTAAGTTTTACACTTTTCCAATCGACGGATGTTCGAAATTTTTCAGCGAAAAATGCAGATCTCAACCGTCCGGTCGCTTCCAGGCCCTCGGGACTCCGTCTATGGTGAAAATTGGTGAGACCGACGTGATACCCACATGTGCCTTCCATAGAGTCAGAGGCTTGAAATACATTTTCGGAGTAAACAGCGGCATTAAGGTATTAGCCACTGGGGCCTTCACAGATCTAAGCCAAATGGAATCGGTGAACTTGGCCTTTAATTCCATCGTTGAGTTACGAAAGGAAGTGTTTACAAACGTCTCAGTGCTGTCGATGGATTTCAGCTGGAACAGGATTGTGTTCGTCGATTCTAAAGCCTTCGCGAGCGTCCACGGATTGAAACAGTTAAACTTGAGCAAAAATTCCCTAGTCACGCTACCGGTCGGTTTTTTCCCCCGAACCTTGGCccatttaaatgtgtcctacaACCTATTGACTAGGATTGCTTTCAATTCCAAAAGCTTCAGCAACATCACCCACTTGGACTTCGGCAATAATTTAATCGAAAGGATTGCCCTACTGTTTTCGTACCCGGTGGAACTGGTCAATCTCGAAAACAACCAGCTGCGAAATTTTGATTACATCGACTTGATCTCTGTAGAGCTGCTCAAAATTGGACGAAACCGATTGGAACAGGTGCCTCAGTACTTAGAAAACTTGAACGCTAACTTCATAGATATTGCCGAGAACCCTTGGCAATGTGACCAATTGCATCTCCTGTTTGGACAGTTGACTTCGTTGGGCACGCGTCTCGTCCATAAAAATACCAGCACAGCTGATTGTTTTTCCATAAAGGGGAAGATGACACTCCTTCAACCGAGGTCAACTGCTTGCACTGAGGACTATGACTGTCCGGGGTATATGTCTTGCAGGGCTAGGAAGTGTTGGGAACCGTGCGAGCACTCGATGTGCCACAAAACCAGCAATTGCGAAACTAAGAACCATAAGTTCACCTGTCGCTGTCCAGGAAAGTTGTTGTCCGATCCAATGGACGTTTCTGGAGAGTGCCAGGAAGTCGAGTGCTTCGTGAACAAACAATGTGGCCCAAATATGATATGTAACAACCGAAAGTGTaccaaacatttttctttcgaaacaataataaaattaagtaacaAAGACGCCGACCATTCTCTAAGCGAAAGTGACCTAGATATCGAACCTGAACTTCCTTGGTGGTACGATACAATTCCGAAAAAGGAACCTTCGGTGCCAGTCCCCTCCGCCGGTTCAGCCACAGagcaatga